One Natronolimnobius sp. AArcel1 DNA window includes the following coding sequences:
- the speB gene encoding agmatinase, with amino-acid sequence MFPGATDEHGAGDAAGQTADSVDANFVVVGAPLDVSTTFQPGTRFGPRRIRTFSEPFDDYDYRTDQHFSNLGVVDHGDVHAWNDVSAYLEWLKGTLRDAVWDDAIPLVLGGEHTVSLAGVRAVEPEVFVCLDAHLDLYDAYDGNELSHAAVTRRILEDVDSVEEVVILGARTGSELEWERADADDVTIVSPETVAEPSFTVSDVVDLEGRSAYLSVDIDAADPGYAPGTGTTEPFGLEPREMREIVRAVAPHASGFDVVEVNDRDDGQAASLAGKLLREFVFSAASSQ; translated from the coding sequence GGAGCAGGCGACGCTGCCGGCCAGACGGCAGATTCGGTGGACGCGAACTTCGTGGTCGTCGGTGCGCCCCTGGACGTCTCGACGACCTTTCAGCCGGGGACCCGATTCGGGCCCCGTCGCATTCGAACCTTTTCGGAGCCGTTCGACGATTACGACTACCGGACGGACCAGCACTTTTCCAACCTCGGCGTCGTTGACCACGGCGACGTTCACGCGTGGAACGACGTCTCAGCGTATCTCGAGTGGCTCAAGGGAACGCTGCGAGATGCCGTCTGGGACGACGCCATCCCGCTCGTTCTGGGCGGCGAACATACCGTCTCGCTTGCGGGCGTCCGCGCCGTCGAACCGGAGGTGTTCGTCTGTCTCGACGCACATCTCGACCTGTACGACGCCTACGACGGCAACGAACTCTCTCATGCCGCGGTCACGCGCCGAATTCTCGAGGATGTCGATTCTGTCGAGGAGGTCGTCATCCTCGGTGCCCGAACAGGGAGCGAACTCGAGTGGGAGCGTGCCGATGCCGACGACGTGACCATCGTCTCACCGGAGACGGTCGCAGAGCCGTCGTTTACCGTCAGCGATGTCGTCGATCTCGAGGGCCGATCTGCCTATCTAAGCGTCGATATCGACGCCGCCGACCCAGGCTATGCACCCGGAACGGGGACAACGGAGCCGTTCGGTCTCGAGCCCCGCGAAATGCGCGAGATTGTCCGCGCGGTTGCTCCCCATGCGAGCGGGTTCGACGTGGTCGAAGTCAACGACCGCGACGACGGACAGGCAGCGTCACTGGCTGGCAAACTGCTGCGAGAATTCGTCTTTTCGGCCGCTTCGAGCCAGTAA